In Myxococcales bacterium, the DNA window GCTCGATGAGCTCGCGCGCCTGGGAGAACGCCTTGCCGACCGCACCCGACTTGGGCGCGACGGACAGGTAGAGGCACGCGTGCGTGAGCGGGTAGAGCCCCTCGGGCATGCCGAGCCTGCGAAACGCGGCGTCGGCCGAGGTCACGACCACGAGGGCTCGCGGGTCGGCGTTGCCCACGTCCTCGCTGGCGAAGATGATCATGCGGCGCAGGAGAAAGAGCGGGTCCTCTCCGGCCTCCACGAGGCGCATGAGCCAGTACACGGCCGCGTCCGGGTCGGAGCCGCGCATCGACTTGATGAACGCGCTCGTGACGTCGTAGTGGGCGTCGCCGGTCTTGTCGTGGAGGAGCGGCGCGCGAGCGTCGTACGCCTCGAGATCGGCCAGGGTGAGCTCGTGGGCTCCTCGCGCCGCGACGTCGTCCGCGATGGCCTCGAGGAGCGTGAGGGCGCGCCTGCCGTCTCCCCGGGCGGAGCGCGCGATCGACTCGAGCACCTTCGTGTCGGCGTGGAGCTCGAGCTCGGCGAGGCCGCGTGGATCGACGAGCGCCCGCGAGAGCAGCGTCACGAGATCGGCCTCGGAGAGCGGCTCGAGGCGCACCACCTTGCACCGCGAGAGCAGCGCGGCGTTCACGGCGAACGCCGGGTTCTCGGTCGTGGCGCCGACGAGGGTGATGGTGCCCGCCTCGACGTGAGGCAAAAAGGCGTCTTGTTGTGCTTTGTTGAACCTGTGGATCTCGTCCACGAA includes these proteins:
- a CDS encoding replication-associated recombination protein A yields the protein MARKPPPPGPTLFGASLARGSARDGAVPLAERMRPTKLEDYVGQTHVFAEGKPLARAVAADRVPSLVLWGPPGVGKTTLGRVIAEHTKASFVLFSAVLGSLAELREIVAKAKDDRAYTGTRTLVFVDEIHRFNKAQQDAFLPHVEAGTITLVGATTENPAFAVNAALLSRCKVVRLEPLSEADLVTLLSRALVDPRGLAELELHADTKVLESIARSARGDGRRALTLLEAIADDVAARGAHELTLADLEAYDARAPLLHDKTGDAHYDVTSAFIKSMRGSDPDAAVYWLMRLVEAGEDPLFLLRRMIIFASEDVGNADPRALVVVTSADAAFRRLGMPEGLYPLTHACLYLSVAPKSGAVGKAFSQARELIERLGALPVPKKLRNPVTKLARSEGHGDGYRYAHDFDQGFVPGETYLPDDLVGTTLYAPTSHGEEAKIDARLRAMRNQSK